Part of the Georgenia sp. TF02-10 genome, GGACCCACGTAGGTCACCACGCCGTCGGCCGCCGCCCGCACCGGGGTGCCGAGCGGCGCCGCGAAGTCGGTGCCGGTGTGCATCCCGGCGATGGGGTAGCTGCGCTCGCCGTAGCCCGAGGTCTTCCGGTAGGTGCCCGCGGGCAGCGGCGTCACGACGGCGGGCCGCTCCGGCTCGGGCTCGACGGCGCCCGCGGCGGTCCCGCTGGCCCCGGTCAGCGCCTCGGGGGGCAGGGCCTGGCGGGCGTTCGCCCGGGACGCCTGCTGCAGCTGGGCCCGACCGTCCGCGCCCGGGTCGGCGAGCAGGCTGGTCGGCGCCGACGTCTTGAGCGCGGCGGCGCCGATGCCGGCGTCGAGCGTGGCGAGGACGCTGGGCTGCACCTCGACGACGGGTGCCGCGGCCGCTGCCTGTGCATCCTCGTGCTGGAGGCCGCCGGTGATGGGCCCGCCGATGGTGAGCAGGCCGAGCGCCCCGAGGGTCACCGCGCGGGCGGCGTGCAACCGGTGCGGCCTGCGGACGGGCCGCGCCGGGCGCGGGTCGCGCAGGTCCCGGCGGCGCACGCCGACGGGCAGGACCTCGGTGGGCGTGGCGTCGGCGGGCGCGGTCTCGCCCAGCTGCTCGCCTGCTTCCGCGTCGGTCACCGACTCCGCGGTGGCCGGTGTCGCGGGTGTCGCGCCGGCCGCCTTCTCCGCGTCGGCGGTGACCGGTTCCGCGCCGGCAGTCCCCGCCGCGCTCCCGTGATCGGGCCGGGCTGCGAGGGAGACAGCTGTGCCGGGCTCGGCCAGCAGATGCGAGGACTGCTGCGGGGCCGTAGCGTCCTCCCGGTCGGCTGGGAAGTCCTGTACCGCCGGGGGGTGCACCGACCACGTCACCGTCCGGCGGGCGCGCTCGGCCTCACGGATCTGGCGACGGGTCAGTGGTGCGCCCGCG contains:
- a CDS encoding M23 family metallopeptidase; protein product: MPGSAVPAGAPLTRRQIREAERARRTVTWSVHPPAVQDFPADREDATAPQQSSHLLAEPGTAVSLAARPDHGSAAGTAGAEPVTADAEKAAGATPATPATAESVTDAEAGEQLGETAPADATPTEVLPVGVRRRDLRDPRPARPVRRPHRLHAARAVTLGALGLLTIGGPITGGLQHEDAQAAAAAPVVEVQPSVLATLDAGIGAAALKTSAPTSLLADPGADGRAQLQQASRANARQALPPEALTGASGTAAGAVEPEPERPAVVTPLPAGTYRKTSGYGERSYPIAGMHTGTDFAAPLGTPVRAAADGVVTYVGPGKDGRSSMLITIEHEVDGQKVWTWYNHMYSDGLKAEVGQEVRAGDVIAEVGDNGRSTGPHLHFEVHLDEELNTTEPLAWLGAHGAEA